In Erigeron canadensis isolate Cc75 chromosome 6, C_canadensis_v1, whole genome shotgun sequence, the following are encoded in one genomic region:
- the LOC122605975 gene encoding phosphomethylethanolamine N-methyltransferase-like — MAAVLNGDEREIQKNYWVEHSVDLTVESMMLDSMASDLDKEERPEVLSLLPSYEGKRVLELGAGIGRFTGELAKTAGEVIALDFIESVVKKNESINGHYKNAKFMCADVTSPDLSFPAESIDLIFSNWLLMYLSDKEVEDVAERFLKWVKVGGYIFFRESCFHQSGDHKRKHNPTHYREPRFYTKAFKECYVTDASGNSYELSLIGSKCIGAYVRSKKNQNQICWIWQKVASSEDNRGFQQFLDNVQYKSSGILRYERIFGPGFVSTGGIDTTKEFVAMLDLKPGQKVLDVGCGIGGGDFYMAENFDVDVIGIDLSVNMISFALERSIGLKCSVEFEVADCTKKSYPDNSFDVIYSRDTILHIQDKPALFRTFYKWLKPGGKVLISDYCRKAGKSSEDFAEYIKQRGYDLHDVETYGKMLKAAGFGEVTAEDRTEQFIEVLQRELERVEKEKEEFIQDFTEEDYNDIVGGWKAKLVRTGSGEQRWGLFIAKKK; from the exons ATGGCTGCTGTTCTTAATG gtGATGAACGTGAGATTCAAAAGAATTACTGGGTGGAACACTCTGTTGATCTTACTGTTGAATCTATGATGCTTGATTCCATGGCTTCTGATCTTGATAAAGAGGAAAGGCctgag GTTCTATCACTACTTCCATCCTATGAAGGAAAGCGTGTCCTTGAACTCGGAGCTGGTATTGGTCGTTTTACTGGCGAACTAGCCAAAACGGCAGGCGAAGTCATAGCCCTTGATTTCATTGAAAGTGTGGTAAAGAAG AATGAGAGCATCAACGGGCACTATAAAAATGCCAAATTTATGTGTGCTGATGTGACGTCGCCAGACCTAAGCTTTCCGGCTGAATCAATCGATTTGATTTTCTCAAATTGGTTATTGATGTATCTTTCTGACAAAGAG GTTGAAGATGTTGCAGAAAGATTTTTGAAATGGGTGAAGGTGGGAGGATATATTTTCTTCAGAGAGTCATGCTTTCACCAATCCGGAGACCATAAGCGAAAACATAATCCTACACACTACCGTGAACCTAGATTCTACACAAAG GCCTTCAAGGAATGTTACGTAACCGATGCATCTGGGAATTCCTATGAACTTTCTCTAATTGGATCAAAATGCATTGGAGCTTATGTCCGCAGCAAGAAAAATCAAAACCAG ATCTGCTGGATATGGCAAAAGGTGGCTAGTTCGGAGGACAATAGAGGCTTCCAGCAGTTCTTGGATAATGTCCAGTACAAAAGCAGTGGCATTCTACGGTATGAACGCATATTTGGACCTGGGTTTGTGAGCACAGGTGGAATAG ACACCACAAAAGAATTTGTTGCAATGCTGGATCTAAAGCCCGGCCAGAAAGTTTTGGATGTTGGATGTGGCATTGGGGGAGGCGACTTCTATATGGCAGAGAACTTCGATGTTGATGTTATTGGCATTGATCTTTCTGTAAATATGATCTCTTTTGCTCTTGAAAGATCAATTGGGCTCAAATGTTCCGTTGAATTCGAGGTCGCTGACTGTACTAAGAAATCATATCCAGACAATTCGTTTGACGTTATCTACAGCCGTGACACCATCCTCCATATTCAG GATAAACCTGCTTTGTTTCGAACCTTCTACAAGTGGTTGAAACCAGGTGGCAAAGTTCTCATTAGTGATTACTGCCGAAAAGCTGGAAAATCGTCTGAAGATTTTGCAGAATACATCAAGCAAAGAGGATATGATCTCCATGATGTTGAAACTTATGGAAAG ATGCTTAAAGCTGCTGGCTTTGGAGAGGTGACAGCAGAAGATCGTACTGAACAG TTCATTGAAGTCCTTCAGAGGGAACTAGAAAGAGTTGAGAAGGAAAAGGAAGAGTTCATCCAAGACTTCACTGAA GAAGACTACAATGATATTGTTGGTGGTTGGAAGGCAAAACTGGTCAGGACTGGTTCGGGGGAACAGAGGTGGGGCTTGTTTATTGCGAAAAAGAAGTGA